The Chryseolinea soli genome contains a region encoding:
- a CDS encoding tetratricopeptide repeat protein, with translation MRALLTLTILFLSTYSWAQEKKSTTRQRFEQAIAAYDAGKFAEALPLFDKTLQEAPGNMDAYLLRAATREQLNDLAGANTDYSIYLEHYPDRADALYSRAQVLFRLGLYAQAKDDFTKLLTLHPGETTTVYFNTSASATSKNQVMTMQGPMQAPLYNYLGLTETKLKNYKTAIHWIDSAIQLQSKDADYYVNRGIAKEGLKDSTALADYQKALKINPQHAVALHNIAILKRNEGKKDASRDQLEAAIESDSSMLYPYLERANQRLEGGYYKGALDDYDKALTINDKDPRIWTNRGIVKERLNDLKGAFSDYTQAIELDEKFDKAWLNRGNVLIKQSRYKEAVEDYTIVLLYNAESATAYYNRAIAKQKLKLLTEACDDLKKAEALGQAVTEKMKKEFCKE, from the coding sequence ATGAGAGCGCTCCTGACCCTAACGATTCTATTCCTTTCAACGTATTCCTGGGCACAGGAAAAGAAATCGACGACACGTCAACGTTTTGAGCAGGCGATCGCGGCCTACGACGCAGGAAAGTTTGCTGAGGCGCTGCCGCTCTTCGACAAAACGCTGCAGGAAGCTCCAGGCAATATGGACGCCTACCTGTTGCGCGCCGCCACCCGCGAACAATTGAACGATCTGGCCGGCGCCAACACCGACTACAGCATTTACCTGGAACACTACCCTGACCGTGCCGACGCCCTCTACAGCCGCGCGCAGGTGCTGTTCCGCCTGGGACTGTATGCCCAAGCCAAAGACGACTTCACCAAACTGCTCACCCTCCACCCCGGTGAAACCACCACGGTGTACTTCAACACTTCGGCGTCGGCCACAAGCAAGAACCAGGTAATGACCATGCAAGGCCCCATGCAAGCCCCGCTCTACAACTACCTCGGCCTGACCGAAACCAAACTCAAAAACTACAAGACCGCCATCCACTGGATCGACTCCGCCATTCAACTTCAAAGCAAGGATGCCGACTATTACGTGAACCGCGGCATCGCCAAAGAGGGATTAAAAGACTCCACAGCCCTCGCCGACTATCAAAAAGCCTTGAAGATCAACCCACAACACGCCGTCGCACTACACAACATCGCCATCCTGAAGCGAAATGAAGGCAAAAAAGACGCCTCGCGCGACCAACTGGAGGCCGCCATCGAAAGCGACTCCAGCATGCTCTACCCCTACCTGGAACGCGCCAACCAACGCCTGGAAGGCGGCTACTACAAAGGCGCCCTCGACGACTATGACAAAGCCCTCACCATAAACGACAAAGATCCCCGCATCTGGACCAACCGTGGTATCGTGAAGGAAAGGCTTAATGATTTGAAAGGGGCTTTCAGCGATTACACCCAGGCTATTGAATTGGACGAGAAATTTGACAAGGCTTGGTTGAATCGGGGTAATGTGCTTATTAAGCAGAGCCGGTATAAGGAGGCTGTTGAAGATTACACGATCGTGCTACTTTATAATGCTGAGTCAGCTACGGCTTATTACAACCGGGCGATCGCGAAGCAGAAGCTGAAATTACTTACCGAGGCGTGTGATGATTTGAAGAAGGCGGAAGCCTTGGGGCAGGCGGTGACGGAGAAGATGAAGAAGGAGTTTTGTAAGGAATGA
- a CDS encoding TetR family transcriptional regulator C-terminal domain-containing protein, whose amino-acid sequence MAAAKKSTQKSGTSSASGATVTSENKGNTQTGERIRTAYVEYVLTQGQRPASVYKFCLDLGIKEEAFYSHYGSFDGLEKQIWKGFIDKTITRLRADETFAEFSTREKILAFYYTLLEELKNNRSYVLYQLEHSRKLELIPDYIKGFKTEFETFFETLLNEGKGNGEVATRPLLDKRYPQLFWMHQGFILLFWKEDDSPGFEKTDAAVEKSVNLAFDLIGKGAVDSAMDFAKFLYQNKK is encoded by the coding sequence ATGGCAGCTGCAAAAAAATCAACCCAAAAATCCGGAACCTCATCAGCTTCCGGCGCAACAGTTACATCGGAAAACAAGGGTAACACCCAAACCGGGGAACGCATTCGAACCGCCTATGTGGAATATGTTTTGACCCAGGGCCAGCGCCCTGCATCGGTCTACAAATTTTGCCTCGACCTGGGCATCAAAGAGGAAGCGTTCTACAGCCACTACGGCTCGTTCGACGGCCTCGAAAAGCAGATCTGGAAAGGCTTCATCGACAAAACCATCACCCGCCTGAGGGCAGACGAGACGTTTGCCGAATTCAGCACCCGCGAAAAGATCCTGGCCTTCTACTACACGCTGCTGGAAGAGTTGAAGAACAACCGCAGCTACGTGCTCTATCAATTGGAACATTCCCGCAAACTGGAACTCATACCGGACTATATTAAAGGCTTTAAAACCGAGTTCGAGACCTTCTTCGAAACCCTCCTCAATGAAGGCAAAGGCAACGGCGAAGTGGCCACCCGGCCTTTGCTCGACAAGCGCTACCCGCAACTTTTCTGGATGCACCAGGGCTTTATCCTCCTCTTCTGGAAGGAAGACGACAGCCCCGGCTTCGAAAAAACGGATGCCGCCGTGGAGAAATCTGTAAACCTGGCATTCGATCTCATCGGCAAGGGCGCAGTTGACTCGGCCATGGACTTTGCCAAGTTCCTATACCAGAACAAGAAGTGA
- a CDS encoding ABC1 kinase family protein translates to MKEFDRIPVTKVQRASKFLSAGAKIGTNYLKHYGKQLVTGETDRDQLHADNAKDIYNSLSELKGGALKVAQMLSMDKNLLPTAYQQKFAMAQYSAPPLSYPLVVKTFQKYFGKSPDKIFETFTTKAVNAASMGQVHQATLKGKKLAVKIQYPGVGDSVKSDLAMVKPIALTMFKLNPVEYNEFIQEVESRMLEETDYTLELKRSMDLSEKSKGVKNILFPTYYPEYSSARVLTMDWLEGKPLGQALTEEIPQEARNTLGQAMWDFYHFQMHTLRAVHADPHPGNFIITPDYKLGIIDFGCVKEIPEDFYNIYFQLLDSKILTDAAVQKKVFSDLRFVYPEDTPKEKEFFTGIFVKLVELLSRPFRSEQFDFADNAYFEELFSFGEKLSTMKELRDSKKARGVSDAVYINRTYFGLYTILHDLKATIKTAY, encoded by the coding sequence GTGAAAGAATTCGATCGCATACCCGTCACCAAAGTGCAACGGGCCTCAAAGTTCCTGTCTGCCGGGGCCAAGATCGGCACAAACTATCTCAAGCACTACGGCAAACAGCTCGTTACCGGCGAAACCGACCGCGACCAACTGCACGCCGACAATGCCAAAGACATCTACAACTCCCTCAGCGAACTGAAAGGTGGCGCCCTGAAAGTGGCCCAGATGCTGAGCATGGATAAAAACCTGTTGCCCACTGCCTACCAGCAAAAGTTTGCCATGGCGCAATACAGTGCGCCGCCGCTGTCGTATCCACTGGTCGTAAAAACATTCCAAAAATACTTCGGCAAGTCCCCCGACAAGATCTTCGAAACCTTCACCACCAAAGCGGTAAACGCCGCCTCCATGGGGCAGGTGCACCAGGCCACGCTGAAGGGCAAAAAGCTCGCCGTCAAGATCCAATATCCCGGCGTCGGCGACAGTGTGAAGTCGGACCTGGCCATGGTGAAGCCCATCGCGCTCACCATGTTCAAATTGAATCCGGTAGAATACAATGAGTTTATCCAGGAAGTGGAATCGCGCATGCTGGAGGAGACGGACTATACCCTTGAGTTAAAGCGGTCTATGGACCTGTCGGAGAAGAGTAAAGGCGTCAAAAACATTCTCTTCCCCACCTATTATCCCGAATATTCGTCGGCCCGGGTGCTCACCATGGACTGGCTGGAAGGCAAACCCCTCGGCCAGGCCCTCACGGAAGAGATTCCCCAGGAAGCCCGCAACACCCTGGGACAGGCCATGTGGGACTTCTACCATTTCCAGATGCACACCCTCCGCGCCGTCCACGCCGACCCGCACCCCGGCAACTTCATCATCACCCCGGACTACAAACTCGGCATCATCGATTTCGGCTGCGTGAAAGAGATCCCCGAAGATTTCTACAACATCTACTTCCAACTCCTCGACAGCAAAATATTAACAGACGCCGCTGTCCAGAAAAAGGTGTTCAGCGACCTGCGTTTCGTCTATCCTGAAGACACGCCAAAGGAGAAGGAATTCTTCACGGGCATTTTCGTGAAGCTGGTCGAGCTGCTCAGCCGCCCGTTCCGCTCCGAACAATTCGACTTTGCCGATAATGCCTATTTCGAGGAGCTCTTTTCTTTTGGAGAGAAGCTCTCCACGATGAAGGAATTGCGCGATTCAAAAAAGGCGAGGGGCGTGAGCGATGCGGTGTATATCAATCGCACCTACTTTGGATTGTATACCATTCTTCACGATCTGAAGGCCACGATTAAAACCGCTTACTAG
- a CDS encoding DUF7010 family protein yields MELKELLRQEKRNAFLKANGGLALPAAGFLYWLALGIAGLYLSPRMWFPVAAFTSGLIFPLGLLLAKPLKSDIMNKSALTDLLLPAFISMLMFWPLAFAGAQTNLSFVPLAIGVGMGIHWPVIGWVYGRWLYLGHAVVRTVGATALWYAFPDARFVMVPLFVSGVYLITVFVIKAEVKRVQAQGALQTVSQPVV; encoded by the coding sequence ATGGAACTGAAAGAACTTCTTCGCCAGGAAAAACGAAACGCATTCCTCAAGGCCAACGGCGGCCTGGCCCTGCCCGCCGCCGGTTTTCTCTACTGGCTTGCGTTGGGTATTGCCGGCCTCTACCTGTCGCCACGGATGTGGTTTCCGGTGGCCGCATTCACGTCGGGCCTGATCTTCCCCCTGGGCCTGTTGTTAGCCAAGCCGTTGAAGTCGGACATCATGAACAAGTCGGCCTTGACTGACCTGTTGTTGCCGGCCTTCATTTCCATGCTGATGTTTTGGCCCCTGGCGTTTGCCGGAGCGCAGACCAACCTCTCTTTTGTTCCGCTGGCTATCGGGGTGGGTATGGGCATTCATTGGCCAGTGATCGGATGGGTGTACGGACGGTGGCTGTACCTTGGCCACGCCGTTGTGCGCACCGTGGGGGCTACCGCCTTGTGGTATGCTTTTCCCGACGCCAGGTTTGTGATGGTACCTCTTTTTGTGTCGGGGGTGTATTTGATCACGGTGTTTGTGATCAAGGCGGAGGTGAAACGGGTGCAGGCACAGGGTGCACTTCAGACCGTAAGCCAGCCTGTGGTTTAG
- a CDS encoding alpha/beta fold hydrolase, translating to MKRIYSLPAIGLLLSFLLANLIANGQTHFTVNVTGKGKPMILIHGLYCTGEVWKETVAHYQDRYECHVVTLAGFGGNAPALSDHFMEDVKNDLVAYVKEKKLKKPVIMGHSMGGFLSFWTAASAPDLFEKVIAVDGLPFLSVLQSPGATGESMKPMAENMKAAMAKQTPEQIKSNQLRILASMISSSDRVAQVAEIASKADPATQAEVMYEMFTTDLRPQVAAIQSPVLLLGAWSAYKDYGATHDGSLAAYQAQVSNIKNAKVAINDTAKHFIFYDEPAWFFETVDGFLK from the coding sequence ATGAAACGCATCTACTCTCTCCCCGCCATTGGCCTGCTGTTGTCCTTCTTGCTGGCCAACCTTATCGCCAACGGTCAGACACATTTCACGGTGAACGTTACCGGCAAAGGGAAACCCATGATCCTTATCCATGGACTGTATTGCACCGGCGAAGTCTGGAAGGAAACTGTAGCACATTACCAGGATCGCTATGAATGCCATGTGGTTACACTGGCCGGCTTTGGCGGCAATGCCCCTGCCCTGAGCGACCATTTTATGGAAGACGTGAAGAACGACCTCGTCGCTTATGTGAAGGAAAAAAAATTGAAGAAGCCCGTCATCATGGGCCACAGCATGGGCGGGTTCCTGTCGTTCTGGACCGCCGCCAGCGCACCGGACCTGTTTGAAAAAGTGATCGCCGTAGATGGCCTCCCCTTTCTGAGCGTGTTGCAATCGCCCGGCGCCACCGGTGAAAGCATGAAGCCCATGGCCGAGAACATGAAAGCCGCCATGGCCAAACAAACCCCCGAACAAATCAAGAGCAATCAACTCCGCATCCTGGCCAGCATGATCTCCAGCTCCGATCGCGTGGCACAGGTAGCCGAGATCGCCTCGAAGGCCGACCCCGCCACACAAGCCGAAGTGATGTATGAGATGTTCACCACCGACCTCCGCCCGCAAGTAGCCGCCATCCAAAGCCCTGTGCTTTTGCTTGGTGCATGGAGCGCCTACAAGGATTATGGCGCCACCCACGACGGCTCGCTGGCAGCCTACCAGGCGCAAGTGTCTAACATCAAAAATGCAAAGGTGGCCATCAACGATACGGCAAAACACTTTATCTTCTACGACGAACCGGCATGGTTCTTTGAAACCGTAGATGGCTTCTTGAAATAA
- a CDS encoding sensor histidine kinase yields MTAPHLSLWQKLYRIKAHHVLLWVLYFIFWAAVYKHQYTSMLFLLFVISMYFIFNAGTFYSVVYYLIPKYFNTHRYGLFILTFIATILLMSVGLAVTLHLIFKAHDNPYAEFYGPIFMMSLSSNGTVLAALGAVKLFTDKVKGERHLRAVEHQRLESELQYLKAQVNPHFLFNAINSVYFLIKKDPDKASETLIKLSDLLRFQLYDCSDEKIAIEKELEYLQNYIALEKLRKGDKIKVAYAPEGILSGFQIAPFLLIPFLENAFKFVSNSNDKLNEIRFKLSRTDDQLTAVFYNTHDAQPKGPVGGIGLKNVKRRLELLYPNRHTLHIDDTPGTYTVTLTLTL; encoded by the coding sequence ATGACAGCACCGCATCTATCCCTTTGGCAAAAGCTCTATCGCATCAAGGCACATCATGTGCTGCTTTGGGTCTTATATTTTATTTTCTGGGCCGCGGTCTATAAGCATCAGTACACCTCGATGCTCTTTCTGCTCTTCGTGATCTCCATGTATTTCATATTTAATGCAGGGACCTTCTATAGTGTGGTTTATTATCTGATACCCAAGTACTTTAACACCCATCGCTACGGGCTTTTCATCCTTACGTTCATTGCAACGATCCTGCTAATGTCCGTCGGTTTGGCGGTGACGCTCCACCTTATTTTCAAAGCACACGACAATCCCTATGCGGAGTTTTACGGTCCCATTTTCATGATGTCGCTCAGCTCCAACGGCACGGTACTGGCAGCGTTGGGGGCGGTCAAACTGTTCACCGACAAGGTGAAGGGCGAGCGCCACCTGCGTGCGGTGGAGCATCAAAGGCTGGAGTCGGAATTGCAATACCTGAAGGCGCAGGTGAACCCCCACTTCCTGTTCAATGCCATCAACAGCGTTTACTTCCTCATCAAAAAAGATCCCGACAAGGCTTCCGAAACCCTCATCAAGTTGTCGGACCTGCTGCGGTTCCAGTTGTATGATTGTTCCGATGAAAAGATCGCCATCGAAAAAGAGCTCGAGTATCTCCAGAACTACATCGCCCTCGAAAAGCTGCGAAAGGGCGACAAAATTAAAGTGGCCTACGCCCCCGAAGGTATCTTGTCGGGTTTCCAGATCGCACCCTTTCTCCTGATCCCTTTCCTGGAGAATGCTTTTAAGTTTGTATCCAACAGCAACGACAAGCTGAACGAGATCCGCTTTAAGCTTTCACGCACCGACGACCAACTGACGGCCGTCTTTTACAACACCCACGATGCCCAGCCGAAAGGCCCCGTGGGCGGCATCGGCCTGAAGAACGTGAAGCGCCGGTTGGAGCTCTTATATCCCAACCGCCACACGCTGCACATCGACGACACCCCTGGCACCTACACTGTAACCCTCACGTTAACCCTATGA
- a CDS encoding LytR/AlgR family response regulator transcription factor, with product MSTKIQTIIVEDEPLAREGLLSYVREIDFLDVKAVCEDALEANRVLGSMPVDLMFLDIQMPKITGIEFLKSLKEPPMAIMTTAYPNFALQGYELDVVDYLVKPFPFERFLKSVNKARDFFDLKRGSKEGRGGEDYFFVKVDYRYEKIHFQDVTFVEGMENYVVIHTPTQTYMTLLRMKNMEEILQSPAFLRIHKSYIVAVRAISAIDGNEVVVGNKRLPISREKKQEILERLIKN from the coding sequence ATGAGCACCAAGATCCAAACCATCATCGTCGAAGACGAGCCCCTGGCGCGCGAAGGGTTGCTTTCTTATGTCCGCGAGATCGACTTCCTGGATGTGAAGGCCGTCTGCGAAGACGCCCTGGAAGCCAACCGGGTGCTGGGTTCCATGCCGGTGGACCTCATGTTCCTCGATATTCAAATGCCTAAGATCACCGGCATAGAATTCCTTAAGTCCCTCAAGGAGCCGCCCATGGCCATCATGACCACAGCCTATCCCAACTTCGCATTGCAGGGCTATGAACTCGACGTAGTGGACTACCTGGTGAAACCCTTCCCGTTCGAGCGCTTCCTGAAATCGGTAAACAAAGCCCGCGACTTTTTTGACCTGAAACGGGGGAGCAAGGAAGGCCGGGGAGGGGAAGACTACTTCTTTGTGAAGGTGGACTACCGCTACGAAAAGATCCACTTCCAGGATGTCACCTTCGTTGAGGGCATGGAAAACTATGTCGTCATTCACACGCCGACCCAAACCTACATGACGTTGTTGCGTATGAAGAACATGGAGGAGATCCTCCAGTCGCCCGCATTTTTGCGGATCCACAAGTCGTATATCGTCGCCGTGAGGGCTATCTCGGCCATCGATGGCAACGAGGTGGTGGTGGGCAACAAGCGGCTGCCCATCAGCCGGGAGAAGAAGCAAGAGATCCTGGAGCGGCTAATTAAAAATTGA
- a CDS encoding Ku protein: protein MRAIWKGHIQFSLVTIPVRIYNAIDTGQTISFNLLSKEGHNPVSYEKKDKVTGQTLRQEDIVKGYQYETGQYVIIDNEDFAKVKLKSEKVIEIEGFVDASEVHPTLFETPYYIGPDGDIAAKTYGLLSETLKQSGKIAVGKVVLRDRETPLLLAPFEGGIVMYRLRYPSEVRSMREVPQLLEVKADKEQLKLAKTLVDSMTTKFANIEMKDHYYSALMNIIDAKIAGKEVVIVEEEEPKVVDIMTALKASIDAAKKPMEKAKGTTAAKAEKASEKTAEKTKTKSRKAS, encoded by the coding sequence ATGAGAGCAATCTGGAAAGGACACATCCAATTCTCCCTGGTCACCATTCCCGTACGCATCTACAACGCCATTGATACGGGTCAAACCATCAGCTTCAACCTGCTTTCCAAAGAAGGTCACAACCCCGTGAGCTATGAGAAAAAAGACAAGGTGACGGGCCAGACCCTGCGCCAGGAAGACATCGTGAAAGGCTACCAATACGAGACCGGCCAATATGTGATCATCGACAACGAGGACTTCGCCAAGGTGAAGCTCAAAAGCGAAAAGGTGATCGAGATCGAAGGCTTCGTAGATGCTTCCGAAGTTCACCCCACGTTATTTGAAACGCCTTACTATATCGGTCCCGACGGCGACATTGCCGCCAAGACCTATGGCCTGCTCAGCGAAACCCTGAAACAATCGGGCAAGATCGCCGTGGGCAAGGTCGTGCTCCGCGACCGCGAAACACCCCTGTTGCTGGCGCCCTTCGAAGGCGGTATTGTCATGTACCGGCTCCGTTATCCCAGCGAGGTACGCAGCATGCGCGAGGTACCCCAACTCCTGGAAGTGAAGGCCGACAAAGAGCAGCTCAAGCTGGCCAAGACCCTGGTGGACTCCATGACCACCAAGTTTGCCAACATCGAGATGAAAGACCACTACTACAGCGCGCTGATGAACATCATCGACGCTAAGATCGCCGGCAAGGAAGTGGTGATCGTAGAAGAGGAAGAGCCGAAGGTAGTCGACATCATGACCGCCCTCAAAGCCAGCATCGACGCCGCCAAGAAACCCATGGAGAAAGCCAAGGGAACAACGGCCGCCAAAGCCGAGAAAGCTTCCGAGAAGACCGCCGAAAAAACAAAGACCAAGAGCCGCAAAGCCAGCTGA
- a CDS encoding tetratricopeptide repeat protein has protein sequence MAKVVKFPLPTPEKFGPVRVEKKKDVPTENKAGQLNLFTGAKIVRLHQLTEFEEALITDNQGDSNGARKLYLKAIEEGEALADAYCNLGIIEWQEGNTTKAIDSFTLSLKNEPRHFEAHYNLANLYGEIGNFPLAKVHYEVSIEVEPTFPNSYFNLALTLAMNKEFDAAVKALSQYRQLTSPENHQQADDLIRKFQEAR, from the coding sequence ATGGCGAAGGTTGTAAAATTTCCACTCCCCACTCCTGAGAAATTCGGTCCCGTAAGGGTCGAAAAGAAGAAGGATGTGCCCACGGAAAATAAGGCGGGCCAGCTCAACCTTTTCACCGGCGCCAAGATCGTGCGCCTCCATCAACTCACCGAATTCGAAGAAGCCCTGATCACCGACAACCAGGGAGACAGCAACGGAGCCCGCAAGCTCTACCTCAAAGCCATCGAGGAAGGCGAAGCCCTGGCCGATGCCTATTGCAACCTGGGCATCATCGAATGGCAGGAGGGCAACACCACCAAGGCCATCGACAGCTTCACGTTGAGCCTCAAGAACGAACCGCGCCACTTTGAGGCCCACTATAACCTCGCCAACCTCTATGGCGAGATCGGCAACTTCCCGTTGGCCAAGGTGCACTACGAAGTGTCCATCGAGGTGGAGCCGACATTCCCCAACAGCTATTTCAACCTGGCCCTCACGTTGGCCATGAACAAAGAATTTGACGCGGCCGTGAAAGCCCTCTCCCAATACCGCCAGCTCACCTCCCCCGAAAACCACCAACAGGCCGACGACCTGATCCGCAAGTTCCAGGAAGCGCGCTAG
- a CDS encoding DUF3667 domain-containing protein, producing MNTSQEPILVPHVCKSCGHSFHGTYCNICGEKVIEPKDRKLEFLATVLISTTIVDNKFLKSLRLTLGNPGFLSREYVDGRRVMYMKPLQMFFILNLVYFFFPVLQMFNASLYTQLNVLPHSNLARRMVAQKIVHEGLSQQGFELIYNDKTTNLAKLLVVIFVLLASLPLSAIFQKKNRYFTDHVALAVELTSFNMALNAIGLSLLFLVFSKLFHWGHFTWGSYLNDITLTLIFIFTNVYFIFRAAKTFYNQKGKRLVIKAMLGVVGLFLALEAYRFVLFIITMYSI from the coding sequence ATGAATACTTCTCAAGAGCCCATTCTTGTGCCACACGTCTGCAAAAGCTGTGGTCATTCCTTCCACGGCACCTACTGCAATATTTGTGGCGAGAAAGTGATCGAGCCCAAAGACCGCAAGCTTGAATTCCTGGCCACGGTGCTGATCTCCACCACCATTGTGGACAACAAATTCCTGAAGTCGCTGCGTCTTACCCTGGGCAACCCCGGGTTCCTTTCCCGTGAGTATGTCGACGGCCGCCGCGTGATGTATATGAAGCCCCTGCAGATGTTCTTCATCCTGAACCTGGTGTATTTCTTTTTCCCGGTGCTGCAGATGTTCAACGCCTCGCTGTACACCCAATTGAACGTGCTGCCCCACAGCAACCTCGCCCGGCGCATGGTGGCTCAAAAGATTGTTCATGAGGGACTTAGCCAGCAAGGATTCGAGCTCATCTACAACGACAAAACCACCAACCTCGCCAAGCTGCTGGTGGTCATCTTCGTGCTGCTGGCCTCCCTGCCGCTGAGCGCCATCTTCCAAAAAAAGAACCGTTACTTCACCGACCACGTGGCCCTTGCCGTGGAGCTCACCAGCTTTAACATGGCCTTGAATGCCATCGGGTTGTCGCTGCTGTTCCTGGTATTCAGCAAGCTTTTTCATTGGGGCCATTTCACCTGGGGCAGCTACCTCAACGACATCACGCTGACGCTCATCTTTATCTTCACCAACGTCTACTTCATTTTCCGGGCGGCCAAGACCTTCTACAACCAGAAGGGTAAGCGGTTGGTCATCAAGGCCATGTTGGGTGTGGTGGGATTGTTCCTGGCACTGGAAGCCTATCGCTTCGTGCTCTTCATCATTACGATGTATTCGATTTAA
- a CDS encoding Pycsar system effector family protein, translated as MDSALIKQAQTLAEEIFNDKAFERHSFHNLEHTRDVVEAATTIGKHSQLNADEMESLIVAAWLHDVGYRNGFQNHEEASMKMASEWMAGLGASQQKIRDVVEAIAATKVPQQPLTLIGKVLCDADLFHLSNKSFEIKSNQLREEWKLLGIRELSEKDWVQTTLDFMKQHHYQTPYGQTILEEGKKKNMKHLKKLLNGDGISEKKYRKLEEEVVSLQAKLEKAKTLKPDRGIETMFRTTSHNHIMLSQMVDNKANILITINSIIISLVVSVLVRKLEENPYLTIPTIILITVCLATMVFSILASRPNVSSGKFTREDIKNKKTNLLFFGNFHAMGIEEYEWSMKEMMKDADYLYGSLIKDIYYLGKVLGRKYRFLRIAYSIFMFGFVVAILSFFVAFQLAAKANL; from the coding sequence ATGGATTCGGCACTCATTAAACAAGCGCAAACGCTGGCAGAGGAGATCTTCAACGACAAGGCTTTTGAACGGCACAGTTTCCACAACCTGGAACATACCCGGGATGTGGTGGAAGCGGCCACGACCATTGGCAAACACAGTCAGTTGAACGCGGACGAAATGGAGTCGCTCATCGTGGCCGCCTGGCTTCACGACGTGGGCTACCGGAATGGATTTCAAAATCACGAAGAAGCGTCCATGAAAATGGCGTCCGAGTGGATGGCCGGCCTGGGAGCTTCTCAACAAAAGATCCGCGATGTGGTGGAAGCCATCGCGGCTACCAAAGTTCCTCAACAGCCCCTCACCCTGATCGGCAAGGTGCTGTGTGATGCGGACTTGTTTCACCTCTCCAACAAATCGTTTGAGATCAAAAGCAACCAACTGCGTGAAGAGTGGAAGCTGCTCGGGATCCGCGAGCTCTCCGAAAAAGATTGGGTGCAAACCACCCTCGACTTCATGAAACAACATCACTATCAAACCCCTTATGGGCAAACTATTTTGGAAGAAGGAAAGAAGAAGAACATGAAGCATCTGAAGAAGCTTCTGAACGGCGACGGCATCAGCGAGAAGAAATACCGCAAGCTGGAAGAAGAGGTGGTCTCGCTACAGGCCAAGCTCGAAAAGGCGAAAACGCTGAAGCCCGACCGGGGGATCGAGACCATGTTCCGGACCACGTCGCACAACCATATCATGCTGAGCCAGATGGTGGACAACAAGGCCAACATCCTCATCACGATCAATTCCATCATCATTTCGTTGGTGGTGTCGGTGCTGGTGCGGAAGCTGGAGGAGAATCCCTACCTGACCATTCCCACGATCATCCTCATCACGGTGTGTCTGGCCACCATGGTATTTTCCATTTTGGCCAGCCGGCCCAATGTATCGTCGGGAAAATTTACACGCGAGGACATCAAGAACAAGAAGACCAATTTGTTATTCTTTGGAAACTTTCATGCCATGGGCATCGAGGAATACGAGTGGAGCATGAAGGAGATGATGAAGGACGCAGACTATTTATATGGCAGTCTGATCAAGGACATTTACTACCTGGGGAAAGTGCTGGGTAGAAAGTACCGCTTTTTGCGGATTGCGTACAGCATTTTTATGTTCGGCTTTGTGGTCGCGATCCTGTCGTTTTTTGTGGCCTTTCAGTTAGCGGCTAAGGCTAACCTCTGA